A region from the Acidobacteriota bacterium genome encodes:
- a CDS encoding 6-hydroxynicotinate reductase, whose protein sequence is MADDAIRCDACPVLCYIKPGRTGSCDRYGNRDGQLVRLDPHVMLEQARSRGESLVPFLEKSREWDGTLVRDEDTFVTAIGAGTTYPDYKPAPFIISSEVAGIDMVTIVTEGIFSYCGVKLKIDTDRHLGAECNTVRAQGEAVGHVTTGEYGSQMLSLGGVRHLTGGSRQEGTATCDALLNLCNGKAVELEIDGGAKVVVQADKPPIVDGMQEERMRVGCGSATIGMFAKQWFGKVDEVVVVDDHITGVLSEHQAGKLLGVAETGIKLLGRRSTPGRYFRVAEPGTSWGGTNISDPLSILAPFDPKVAKPGLRLLMVSTTGEQFAYFELDETLQPIEKDLPTPLRESVQRIRENCEPALCTVLFMGGAGGSLRAGVTENPVKLTHSVREALTRVTCGGAPVYVWPGGGITIMADVSRMPANAFGYVPTPALVAPIEFTLKLSNYKTLGGYMDHVRPLRSIQRDNEAQRRVTSRVDNPWPLRKTGAEE, encoded by the coding sequence TTGGCTGACGACGCCATTCGTTGCGACGCTTGCCCCGTGCTTTGCTACATCAAGCCCGGCCGAACCGGTTCCTGCGATCGCTACGGCAATCGCGATGGACAACTCGTGCGCCTCGATCCCCACGTGATGCTGGAGCAAGCCCGATCACGCGGAGAGTCGCTGGTCCCGTTTCTTGAAAAGAGCCGCGAGTGGGACGGCACGCTCGTCCGCGACGAAGATACATTCGTGACTGCGATTGGCGCGGGTACAACCTATCCCGACTACAAGCCAGCGCCGTTCATTATTTCATCGGAAGTTGCAGGCATCGATATGGTCACAATCGTTACCGAAGGGATCTTCAGTTATTGCGGCGTGAAGCTGAAGATCGACACCGACCGGCATTTGGGAGCTGAATGCAACACGGTGCGGGCACAGGGTGAAGCCGTCGGCCATGTGACCACGGGCGAATATGGATCGCAGATGCTCTCTCTCGGCGGCGTGCGCCACCTCACCGGCGGCAGCCGCCAGGAGGGAACGGCGACTTGCGACGCACTTCTGAATCTGTGCAATGGCAAGGCCGTCGAATTAGAGATCGATGGCGGCGCAAAGGTGGTAGTTCAGGCCGACAAGCCGCCGATTGTTGATGGCATGCAAGAAGAACGCATGCGCGTCGGATGCGGCTCTGCAACGATCGGCATGTTTGCCAAGCAGTGGTTCGGCAAAGTCGATGAGGTCGTGGTGGTCGACGATCACATCACCGGAGTGCTCTCGGAACATCAAGCGGGGAAATTGTTGGGCGTCGCTGAAACTGGCATCAAGCTGCTGGGGCGGCGGTCCACTCCAGGGAGATATTTCAGAGTCGCCGAGCCCGGCACATCCTGGGGAGGAACGAACATTTCCGACCCGCTCTCGATCCTCGCTCCATTCGATCCGAAAGTGGCGAAACCGGGGTTGCGTTTGTTGATGGTCAGCACCACGGGAGAACAGTTCGCATATTTTGAATTGGACGAGACGCTGCAACCCATCGAAAAAGATTTGCCAACACCGTTGCGGGAGTCAGTCCAGCGCATCAGGGAAAATTGCGAACCAGCGCTCTGCACCGTTCTGTTTATGGGTGGAGCAGGTGGATCGCTGCGAGCGGGTGTCACTGAAAATCCGGTGAAGCTCACCCACTCTGTACGAGAGGCGTTGACTCGCGTGACGTGCGGCGGCGCGCCTGTGTACGTGTGGCCGGGCGGCGGGATCACGATCATGGCAGACGTAAGCCGGATGCCCGCTAACGCCTTCGGCTATGTGCCCACACCCGCGCTGGTGGCTCCGATTGAGTTCACTTTGAAATTGTCGAATTACAAAACTCTGGGCGGCTACATGGATCACGTGAGGCCGTTGCGTTCGATCCAACGCGACAATGAAGCGCAACGGCGTGTGACGTCCCGAGTCGACAATCCTTGGCCACTTCGAAAAACGGGTGCGGAAGAATGA
- a CDS encoding UPF0280 family protein, which produces MNTRARIRLLPDGRRLHLHDGPIDLVIEAFGAPSEVEASYRAASERFLTILDELCGELKFLRQPTQADGASPQGSVARRMVNAVSPYASAIFITPMAAVAGAVAEEILCSMTYAAELARAYVNNGGDIALHMAPGEKFVVGMVDRPERPSLFGTTTISSNDPVRGIATSGWRGRSFSLGIADAVTVLADNAAMADAAATVIANAVNLPGYSKIKRVAACELAPDSDLGELMVTQSVGELSPAEIHDALSAGFRKAEQLRSEGLIRSAALKLQGETYISSQERNASTIATSFHGSLIHA; this is translated from the coding sequence ATGAACACACGCGCTCGGATCCGACTGCTCCCCGACGGCCGCCGCCTGCACCTTCACGATGGTCCCATCGATCTCGTGATCGAAGCCTTCGGCGCTCCTTCTGAAGTTGAGGCGAGCTATCGCGCCGCAAGCGAACGTTTTCTCACGATTCTGGACGAACTGTGCGGTGAACTCAAATTCCTTCGGCAACCGACCCAGGCGGATGGGGCGTCACCGCAGGGATCGGTTGCGCGCAGGATGGTGAATGCGGTCTCTCCCTACGCTTCGGCAATTTTTATTACACCGATGGCCGCCGTAGCAGGAGCCGTGGCTGAAGAGATTCTCTGTTCGATGACGTATGCGGCGGAACTCGCGCGCGCCTATGTGAACAACGGCGGCGACATCGCGCTTCACATGGCTCCCGGAGAAAAGTTCGTAGTAGGAATGGTCGATCGACCCGAGCGCCCATCACTGTTCGGGACAACTACGATCAGCTCAAATGATCCGGTACGCGGCATCGCGACCAGCGGCTGGCGCGGCCGGAGTTTCTCCCTCGGAATTGCCGATGCGGTCACGGTGCTCGCCGACAATGCCGCGATGGCGGACGCGGCAGCGACAGTCATTGCCAATGCCGTAAACTTGCCGGGGTATTCGAAGATCAAGCGGGTTGCCGCTTGTGAACTCGCGCCCGACAGCGATTTGGGCGAACTTATGGTCACGCAATCGGTGGGTGAACTGAGTCCTGCTGAGATTCACGATGCGCTATCGGCGGGGTTCCGAAAGGCAGAACAGCTTCGAAGCGAGGGATTGATTCGTTCCGCTGCGCTTAAACTCCAAGGAGAGACGTACATTTCCAGCCAAGAGCGTAACGCCAGTACGATCGCCACTTCATTCCACGGGAGTTTGATTCATGCCTGA
- a CDS encoding amino acid synthesis family protein, whose protein sequence is MPEVQVRKKFLSVEEIFHEGGPIAATPLRRAAALVVIRNPFAGSYVEKIESFMDDLKPLGLEMARSLVKALGGDGKVIEGYGKGAIVGSAGEIEHGALWHVPGGYAMREVLGGAKAIVASTKKVGGPGTRLDVPITHINASYVRSHFDAMEVGITDAPRADEILLALVMTTGSRVHARVGGLKASEIKGEDGLR, encoded by the coding sequence ATGCCTGAGGTTCAGGTTCGCAAGAAATTTCTCTCGGTCGAGGAGATTTTCCACGAGGGCGGTCCCATTGCGGCGACACCTCTGCGCAGAGCGGCAGCGCTGGTCGTGATTAGAAATCCGTTTGCCGGGTCGTATGTTGAAAAAATCGAAAGCTTCATGGACGACCTGAAGCCGCTTGGCTTGGAAATGGCGCGATCGCTTGTGAAGGCACTGGGCGGCGATGGGAAAGTGATCGAAGGCTACGGCAAAGGAGCGATTGTTGGATCGGCGGGCGAGATCGAACATGGCGCCCTGTGGCATGTCCCCGGCGGTTATGCGATGCGCGAGGTTTTGGGCGGTGCCAAGGCAATTGTCGCTTCCACCAAAAAAGTTGGCGGCCCCGGCACACGACTCGACGTGCCGATCACGCATATCAATGCGTCGTACGTACGCAGCCACTTTGACGCAATGGAGGTTGGCATCACCGACGCTCCGCGCGCCGATGAAATTCTCTTGGCATTGGTGATGACGACTGGCTCTCGCGTGCACGCTCGCGTGGGCGGACTGAAAGCGTCCGAGATTAAGGGAGAGGATGGACTCCGATGA
- a CDS encoding amino acid synthesis family protein yields the protein MKAKIRKIATFVEETVTEMERTITPPTRRAAAVAVIENPLAGKYVEDLSELMEIGEELGELLTQRAVSALGIAGPAAESYGKAAAVGENGELEHVAAILHPKLGTPVRRVLGKGAALIPSSKKRGGLGVVLDIPLGHKDAAYVRSHFDGMEVRINDAPRANEIMVAIAVTDSGRPLARVGGLTKDQIKGEDGLK from the coding sequence ATGAAAGCCAAGATTCGCAAGATCGCGACGTTTGTCGAAGAGACGGTCACGGAGATGGAGCGCACGATCACTCCGCCAACACGGCGGGCAGCGGCGGTGGCGGTCATTGAGAATCCTCTGGCGGGAAAGTACGTCGAGGATTTGTCGGAGCTGATGGAGATCGGCGAAGAATTGGGCGAACTGCTCACGCAGCGGGCGGTTTCAGCGCTTGGGATCGCGGGGCCGGCGGCGGAGAGTTATGGCAAGGCAGCTGCCGTGGGCGAAAATGGCGAACTCGAACATGTAGCAGCGATCTTGCATCCGAAGCTGGGAACTCCCGTGCGGCGCGTGCTGGGAAAAGGCGCGGCCTTAATTCCATCATCGAAGAAGCGCGGCGGACTGGGCGTGGTGCTCGATATTCCTCTAGGACATAAGGACGCGGCTTACGTGCGCAGTCATTTTGATGGGATGGAAGTGCGGATCAACGATGCTCCACGCGCGAATGAGATTATGGTGGCGATTGCGGTGACGGATAGCGGGCGTCCTCTGGCGCGAGTGGGCGGGCTGACCAAGGATCAGATTAAGGGCGAGGATGGACTGAAGTGA
- a CDS encoding amidohydrolase: MRLSLRSFAVLFASLVLASQLLYTQSKVSADVLVTGGMVVTMDGPRAILDDGAVAITGDTIVAVGPRADIEAKYTARQTIDAKNSLVLPGFVNGHTHVPMTLFRGIHDDVTLNDWLYKYIFPAEAKNVTEEFVRWGTRLAAAEQIRSGVTTFADMYYFEDAVAEETKAAGMRGVLGETFIDFPAPDNKTNAAMLEYTEKFLKRWQGDPLIHAAPAPHSIYTCSQKTLQDAAALARKYHAPILIHTSEMKKEWDDSLKNSGMSPVQYLDKIGLLGPDVVSAHCIFVDEADRKTLAARGVGCVHNPSSNMMIASGVSPVPEMRAAGIAVGLGTDGPAGSNNDLDIMEEIDLAAKLAKITKMSPLALNAKAVVEMATIDGARALHMEKEIGSLEVGKKADLILISLDEPNAVPMYDIYAAIAYSLKGSDVKTVVIGGRVVMRDHKLLTVDEAAAIAKAREYKKSIAASLGME, encoded by the coding sequence ATGAGACTCTCTCTACGATCGTTCGCAGTTCTCTTTGCCTCACTGGTCCTGGCCTCGCAGTTGCTCTATACGCAATCTAAGGTCTCCGCCGACGTTCTCGTCACCGGCGGCATGGTCGTCACCATGGACGGGCCGCGCGCGATACTCGACGACGGTGCCGTGGCGATTACGGGCGACACGATCGTTGCAGTCGGACCGCGCGCTGATATTGAAGCAAAGTACACGGCAAGACAGACCATCGACGCAAAGAATTCGCTCGTTCTCCCGGGCTTCGTCAACGGGCACACGCACGTCCCCATGACGCTTTTCCGCGGCATCCACGATGATGTCACGCTCAATGACTGGCTCTACAAATACATCTTCCCGGCGGAAGCAAAGAATGTAACCGAAGAATTTGTCCGCTGGGGGACGCGACTGGCAGCGGCGGAACAGATTCGCTCCGGCGTCACGACGTTTGCCGACATGTACTACTTCGAAGATGCTGTAGCGGAAGAAACGAAAGCTGCCGGGATGCGCGGCGTGCTGGGCGAGACGTTTATCGATTTCCCGGCGCCGGACAACAAAACCAACGCCGCGATGCTCGAGTACACGGAAAAATTCCTAAAGAGGTGGCAGGGCGATCCGCTGATTCATGCGGCTCCTGCACCGCATTCGATCTACACGTGTTCGCAGAAGACATTGCAGGACGCAGCGGCGCTGGCGCGCAAGTATCACGCGCCGATTCTGATTCACACTTCGGAGATGAAGAAGGAGTGGGACGACAGCCTGAAAAATAGTGGGATGTCTCCGGTGCAGTATCTGGACAAGATCGGGCTGCTGGGGCCGGATGTGGTTTCGGCACACTGCATTTTTGTCGACGAGGCGGACCGTAAGACTCTGGCGGCGCGGGGTGTGGGGTGCGTGCATAATCCGTCGAGCAACATGATGATTGCCAGCGGAGTTTCTCCGGTGCCGGAAATGCGTGCTGCGGGAATCGCGGTGGGCCTCGGCACTGACGGCCCGGCGGGTAGCAATAACGATCTCGACATCATGGAGGAGATCGACCTGGCGGCGAAGTTGGCGAAGATTACGAAGATGAGTCCCCTGGCTCTGAATGCGAAGGCGGTGGTGGAGATGGCTACCATCGACGGGGCGCGGGCTCTGCACATGGAGAAAGAGATTGGGTCACTCGAAGTTGGCAAGAAGGCGGATTTGATTTTGATCAGCCTCGATGAGCCTAATGCGGTACCGATGTATGACATCTATGCGGCGATTGCGTACTCGCTGAAGGGGTCAGACGTGAAGACGGTCGTGATCGGCGGGCGCGTCGTGATGCGGGATCACAAGCTGCTTACAGTGGATGAAGCGGCGGCGATTGCGAAGGCTCGGGAATATAAGAAGTCGATTGCGGCTTCGCTCGGGATGGAATGA
- a CDS encoding amidohydrolase family protein, giving the protein MAHGEAAKPTSQTKLVIRNIGLLLSGDLDQPLLDADTVVAVGARITAVGKEKDIDTSGATTIIDAKGVALAPGLIDSHVHPVCGDWTPRQNQLGWIDSYLHGGVTTMVSAGEVHTPGRPKDVVGLKAMAIFAQRAFHAFRPGGVKIYAGAPVIEHGMVEDDFKELAAAGVTILGEVGLGSVKDGKTARQMVGWARKYGIQSTIHTGGPSIPGSSLIDKDMVLETDADVIGHVNGGHTALPDDQITALCEKSTRALEIVHNGNERAGLLALRTARELNQLHRVILGTDSPAGSGVQPLGIIRMIAMLSALGDIPAEVAICLATGNTAKMRKLNCGLIAPGREASFVLMDKAQHSAGKDLLDSIQKGDLPGIGMVVIDGAVSIQRSRNTPPAGMVPVVVER; this is encoded by the coding sequence ATGGCCCACGGTGAAGCCGCAAAGCCCACTTCTCAAACGAAACTCGTCATTCGTAACATCGGACTCCTGCTGAGTGGCGATCTCGATCAGCCGCTCCTCGACGCCGACACCGTCGTAGCAGTCGGCGCTCGCATCACCGCCGTAGGCAAAGAAAAAGATATCGACACTTCCGGCGCGACCACGATCATCGATGCCAAAGGTGTCGCGCTCGCGCCCGGCCTCATTGACAGCCACGTCCATCCCGTCTGCGGCGACTGGACTCCCCGCCAGAATCAACTCGGCTGGATCGACAGCTATCTCCACGGCGGCGTGACTACGATGGTGTCCGCCGGAGAAGTGCATACGCCGGGACGTCCGAAGGATGTTGTCGGACTCAAGGCCATGGCCATCTTCGCGCAACGCGCATTCCATGCGTTTCGTCCGGGCGGCGTGAAAATCTATGCGGGGGCGCCGGTCATCGAGCATGGAATGGTGGAGGACGATTTCAAGGAACTCGCCGCCGCCGGAGTCACCATTCTCGGAGAAGTCGGACTGGGAAGTGTGAAGGACGGTAAGACCGCCCGCCAGATGGTCGGCTGGGCCCGCAAATACGGTATCCAGAGCACCATTCACACCGGAGGCCCATCGATCCCGGGATCAAGCCTGATCGACAAAGACATGGTCCTTGAAACCGACGCCGACGTAATCGGCCACGTCAACGGCGGCCACACCGCGCTGCCGGACGATCAGATCACAGCACTCTGCGAGAAATCCACCCGCGCGTTAGAGATCGTCCACAACGGCAACGAGCGCGCCGGACTGCTCGCGCTGCGCACGGCGCGTGAACTGAACCAACTGCACCGCGTGATTCTGGGAACAGATTCTCCCGCCGGATCGGGCGTGCAGCCGCTGGGAATCATCCGCATGATCGCGATGCTCTCCGCGCTCGGTGACATTCCTGCCGAAGTAGCGATCTGCCTCGCCACCGGCAACACCGCCAAAATGCGCAAACTGAATTGCGGCCTCATCGCGCCCGGCCGTGAAGCCTCCTTTGTATTGATGGACAAAGCGCAGCACTCGGCAGGGAAGGATCTGCTCGACAGCATTCAGAAAGGAGATCTGCCAGGGATCGGGATGGTTGTGATTGATGGGGCGGTCAGTATTCAGCGGAGCCGGAACACGCCACCAGCGGGGATGGTGCCAGTGGTGGTGGAGCGCTAG
- a CDS encoding cysteine hydrolase has translation MVSRNFIFWEVDVQRDFMLPGGQLYVPGAEKLLPNIRKLTDAARRDEVFLVSHGCFHPKDDPEFQQFPPHCMKGTPGADFVPEALADRVARVENLPSATLPADLSQFQQIVLEKQTLDIFQSRHAESLVERLGSAAEFVVFGVVTEFCVGFAARGLLSRNRRVSVVRDAIETLDAGAGNRTVAELQKMGARVVTTDEALARLRGTSVSEAEDRRRR, from the coding sequence ATGGTATCCCGCAACTTCATTTTTTGGGAAGTGGATGTGCAGAGAGACTTCATGCTGCCCGGCGGACAGCTCTATGTGCCCGGCGCCGAAAAGCTGTTGCCGAATATCCGCAAATTGACCGATGCAGCGCGGCGCGATGAAGTGTTTCTGGTTTCGCATGGGTGCTTCCATCCCAAAGACGACCCGGAGTTTCAGCAGTTCCCTCCGCATTGTATGAAAGGCACGCCGGGCGCGGACTTTGTGCCGGAGGCACTCGCGGATCGCGTGGCTCGGGTGGAGAACCTGCCTTCGGCAACATTGCCGGCCGATCTCTCGCAGTTTCAGCAGATCGTTTTGGAAAAACAGACTTTGGATATCTTTCAGAGCCGGCATGCGGAGTCACTGGTGGAGCGACTCGGCTCGGCGGCGGAGTTTGTCGTGTTTGGGGTGGTGACCGAATTTTGCGTGGGTTTCGCGGCGAGGGGACTGCTGTCGCGGAATCGGCGCGTGTCTGTGGTGCGGGATGCGATTGAGACTCTGGATGCGGGTGCCGGAAACAGAACTGTTGCGGAGTTGCAGAAGATGGGGGCACGGGTCGTGACCACGGACGAGGCGCTGGCCAGGCTCCGGGGAACCTCCGTGTCCGAAGCCGAAGATCGAAGACGGCGCTAG
- a CDS encoding NupC/NupG family nucleoside CNT transporter, producing MGRFTGILGLLAMLGLAYAFSTDRKAIRMKTVAWGLGLQFVFAVFVLKVDAGRALFQGAGNYVTKLLSYAYFGSHFVFGDLANPGSQFGYFAFGVLPTVIFIAAFFAVLYHYGIMQFIIRIAAVIMTRVMGASGAESLNVAASIFMGQTEAPLTIRPFLKDLTRSELMTVMTSGMAHVSGGIMAAYIFFGIDPKHLLSAVIMTAPGTLLMAKMLVPETGQPKTAGRVVMDSDEEKSDKEENLLGAISRGTTDGLHLALNIAAMLISFLALIALVDGVFGWTHNHIAWFPQSLESILGVVFAPIAWLIGIPWRDCPTIGSLLGTRMVLNELVAFSKLGPMKGILDPRSFTIATFALCGFANLSSIGIQIGGIGALAPNKKGELARLGVRAMLAGTMANLMSASIAGMLM from the coding sequence ATGGGACGGTTCACTGGCATTCTCGGCCTCCTTGCGATGCTGGGCCTGGCCTACGCTTTCTCCACCGACCGCAAGGCGATTCGCATGAAGACCGTCGCCTGGGGCTTGGGATTACAGTTCGTGTTTGCGGTGTTCGTTCTGAAAGTTGACGCCGGACGCGCGCTCTTTCAAGGAGCGGGCAACTATGTCACGAAGCTTCTGTCCTACGCGTACTTTGGATCGCACTTTGTCTTCGGCGATCTCGCCAACCCCGGCTCCCAGTTCGGCTACTTCGCGTTCGGCGTATTGCCCACGGTGATCTTCATTGCGGCATTTTTTGCCGTTCTTTACCACTACGGCATCATGCAGTTCATCATCCGGATTGCGGCCGTGATCATGACACGGGTCATGGGTGCAAGCGGTGCTGAATCCCTGAACGTTGCCGCTTCTATTTTCATGGGACAAACCGAAGCGCCACTGACCATTCGTCCGTTTCTAAAAGACTTGACGCGGTCAGAACTGATGACGGTGATGACCAGCGGCATGGCGCATGTCTCCGGCGGGATCATGGCCGCATACATTTTCTTTGGGATCGATCCCAAGCATCTGCTGAGCGCAGTGATCATGACCGCGCCCGGCACATTGCTGATGGCGAAAATGCTGGTCCCCGAAACCGGGCAACCCAAAACAGCCGGCCGCGTTGTAATGGACTCTGACGAAGAGAAATCCGACAAAGAAGAGAACCTGCTCGGAGCGATCTCGCGCGGCACGACGGACGGCCTACATCTTGCCTTAAATATCGCGGCGATGCTCATCTCGTTCCTTGCACTGATCGCGCTGGTCGATGGGGTCTTCGGCTGGACTCACAATCACATTGCATGGTTCCCGCAGAGCCTGGAGAGCATATTGGGTGTGGTCTTTGCTCCGATCGCCTGGCTCATCGGCATCCCGTGGCGCGATTGCCCCACGATTGGGTCGCTGCTGGGCACGCGTATGGTCCTGAATGAGCTGGTCGCATTTTCCAAGCTCGGTCCGATGAAAGGAATCCTCGATCCGCGCTCTTTCACCATCGCGACCTTTGCGCTCTGTGGGTTTGCGAACCTAAGTTCGATCGGAATTCAAATCGGTGGCATTGGAGCCTTGGCGCCAAATAAAAAGGGCGAACTGGCGCGCCTTGGCGTCCGAGCTATGCTCGCGGGCACGATGGCAAACCTGATGTCCGCTTCCATCGCTGGCATGCTGATGTAG